A segment of the Plectropomus leopardus isolate mb unplaced genomic scaffold, YSFRI_Pleo_2.0 unplaced_scaffold27287, whole genome shotgun sequence genome:
aataGAACCAAACCCTCTGACCATATCTGGGGTTAAATCACAAGTCCATCATGGCCTCAAACTCATCAATCCTCTGTCGGGTGTTTCCTCTGCGGATCCTCCTGTAGGACACAGTTTTGTACTTTGAGGACTGGTGGCTGCCGTTCTTCTTGTCATCCGCTGTGTCTGCCTCGCCATTTACACTGTTGGAGGTTTGACCTCCTCCctctttgtcctttttgtccCCCTTCACTTCCATCACAGGGTTTCCTGTGCTGGATGAGTTTTCGGTTGGACTGGGCGGTTTGCTTCCTTGTCCGGCACTTAATGACGACTCAGCAGCTGCGTCCATCAACAATAATCTCTCCTCCAGCCTGCAACCTGATGCAAAAAATCAGAATACATTATCTGCTTAAGTAAAATGCTCTAAAAGGTTAAAGCATGCTATGAGGTAATTTAATTGGCTCTGTggagctttttttattatcattgtttgCTTTTGGCAATAGAGTGAATGTCATCCTTGTGgaattttaattagattttaatgaatgaattaactCTCTGGCCTGAATCTCCACTGTGAGAAGTTGTGCTTCCAGCCAATCATAGCTGCAGTTATGTAAGATCATCTCTCCACTGCAAACTCTAAAACAGCTACAACAACTTACAGCAACATTTAAATGGTTGATTCGTCAACTAattgttgttgctgtatttGTGTAAACTGTTTATAactgaaatttaatttattacaaaacacagtatattatttaaaatcctaaacatcctaaaatcttcgaaatgtcctaaaattcgagAAATGTATTAAAGTTCCTAGGatttgaaaaatactttaaaaaaatgaaaaaactaacCCTGAAATGTTTATCTTAGTAGTTGGCAATTGATTTTTTGTCAatcaactgattgattaatcaaccaatggttgcagctgtacttgtataaactgcttggaaatttaatttacaataaaacatagtattttaaaaactcttgttgtattttgatgcaaaaaaacttaatttgtaaagtaaccaaagcagtcagataaatgtagttaagtaaaacagtacaatatttccctctgaaatgtactGGGGTCAAAGTATAAAGtgggatgaaaagaaaatactcaaggaaagtacaagtacctcaaatttgtaccaAAGTGCAagacttgagtaaatgtacttagtttaTATTCCAGCACTGTTGTCGTCGCAGGAGTGTGTCAGTAAACTTCATGAGTTTAGATTGTGGTTACCTGTATGGAGTTCAGCCGCTGTTTGACCTTGACGTCCCGCAGCAGGAAATGATGTTGTCAACGGCGTTTGGAGTCGCTCCTGTTCCTCCAGACCCTGCGTTTCCACCTCTCTCCAGTCCGGATGAGCATTAGCAGACTTGCGCAGACTTGTGTTGGCTGAAGAGGCAGCTTCCTCCGTCTCGTTGTGGTTGCTCGGTGATGTGGGATAAATGTCCCCGTTGTGGTTGTTGGCAGCGCCCGagcctttctcctcctctgtggaaGCTTCGGTTGGTGTCTCTGCTCCAGCATGACTCAGCGGTTCAGCACAAAGTGGAGGGGTGGATTTTTGGGACTGATGGAGCTGGTTTTGGAGCTCATGGTTTGGTCCCTCTTTCaactctctttcttcttcttgtgcaTTTCCTTCTCTGTCCAGCGAGGTCGCcatctcctcttcttttccATCAATCCATTGTTCTTGTTTCTTCGCCTTAGCTCTTTCCATCTCATCTTCTTTTCTATCAACTCTTtcttcttgtttcttttcctccttttcctcttttccatcAGTCAgttgctcttgtttttttgcctcagtttgtttgttttccgtCATCTCGTCTTCTTTACTACCAACCTTTTGTTCTTCTTGTTTCTTCGCCTTAGCTCTTTCCACCTCTTTTTCTCCATCaagcttttgtttctgtttttttcccttgttttcttcagtctgttgttcttcttttaaatcaagcctttgttcttcttttttctctttttctgtcagcttttctTCTTTGTCCTCCATCTCTTCTTCCTTTCTGGCAACCTTTCGTTTTTGTTTCAGCTGGTTTGCTGCATCGtcttttaattccttttcttctgcttttgaATTTACTTCTCTGTCTGTTGCAGTcactgtttctttctcttttctgtcaACCTTTTGTTCTTCTTTCTGGGCCTcttctttgactttttcttccatcttttgttctttgtcaTCAACCTTTTGTCCATCCATCTGCTCTTCGACTGTTTTCTCCAACTCTTCTTTTACGTCAACCTTTTgctcatctttttctttctttaccttgttttcttcttttccctccacctcttcttcttttccatCGATCTGTGGTTCTTGTTCTCGTGTCTTTGTGTCCCTTTCTTCTTTTCGATCAACCTTTTCTttatctttgacttttttctccaAATCTTCTTCATGTCCACCAAGTTTTGGTTCTTGTTTTATTGCCtccatttcttcttttccctccatctcttcttCTGTTCCATCAatcttttgttcttctttttcattctgTACCTGCTTTTTGTCCTTTCCCTCTATCACTTCATCTTTTACACAAaccttttgcttttctttgttttctgtcagttcTGTTTGTTCTTTTCCACCAGcctctttttcttgtttcttcccctccttttcctctttttcttccaaatcttcctcttgtttttctttctctaccTCCTTTTCTCCTTCCTCATCCATCTCTTCTTCATTTCCACCAATCGATTCTTCTTGTTTCTTtgcctccttttcttctttttcattaacCTTCAGTTCGTCTTGTCCGTgcatctttgtctctgtttgttcTTGTCCGATAacttcttgttcttttttcagtttctgtacTATTTCTTCtataatttcttcttttccaCCAATCTTTTGATCatcttgttcatttttctttgccTCATTTTCTTCAGTTCCAATaaccttttcttcttttccaacAGCCTCTTGTttgtctttgacttttttctccaAATCTTCTTTCCCTCCTACCTTTGGTTCTTGTATCTTCAactccttttcctctttttcc
Coding sequences within it:
- the LOC121937729 gene encoding ermin-like, which codes for MERAKAKKQEQWIDGKEEEMATSLDREGNAQEEERELKEGPNHELQNQLHQSQKSTPPLCAEPLSHAGAETPTEASTEEEKGSGAANNHNGDIYPTSPSNHNETEEAASSANTSLRKSANAHPDWREVETQGLEEQERLQTPLTTSFPAAGRQGQTAAELHTGCRLEERLLLMDAAAESSLSAGQGSKPPSPTENSSSTGNPVMEVKGDKKDKEGGGQTSNSVNGEADTADDKKNGSHQSSKYKTVSYRRIRRGNTRQRIDEFEAMMDL
- the LOC121937728 gene encoding DNA ligase 1-like, with the translated sequence MEGKEEMEAIKQEPKLGGHEEDLEKKVKDKEKVDRKEERDTKTREQEPQIDGKEEEVEGKEENKVKKEKDEQKVDVKEELEKTVEEQMDGQKVDDKEQKMEEKVKEEAQKEEQKVDRKEKETVTATDREVNSKAEEKELKDDAANQLKQKRKVARKEEEMEDKEEKLTEKEKKEEQLRRRNKKNKRLVVKKTR